The DNA segment ttatcagcgtgacacggcgttctcgacaggaaagtagcaagtgcagagttttcaagataggaaacgcaagcgaGACAGaggacgattattgttgtgtggcagaAATGCATCccaaaagggtgcaactgtttttagagtgcggAGGAATTTAGAGTTGCTTCAAGGAGATATTCTTAAATTCTTCATgtgttatttttgttcatttcctcCTGACAACTTTACCAATTTTAGTAGTTACAGAAACTTCCTAATACCACCAAGatattggccaatcccccgcagtgggggTGCGCCATCAAAGAAGGCatgcataccataccataccatcagCAACAATTTCCGCGTAGGCGCGGGTGGCAGCGCGCGCCACAGAAGAAGAAATACAGGCCGCGGTCGGTCAGACGAGCGCAGCGATGTCCCACTGCGCCGACATCACCCCGGACGACCGAGGGGTGGCCGAAGCCCGGCACTCCGCGCGTTCGGAAGAGCTGTCGGGCTCGGCGTCGCCGCAGGATCCCAGATGCACGACTGTCCAGACCCGGTCGCGGACGCAGATCCTGGTGGCTCGCTCGCCCAGCCGCCTGCCGTACCTGGCCGTGTGCAGCGTGGGCCTCCTAAtggtcgccgtcggcgtcgccgtgaccACCTACAAGCTACACGCAGGCGATGCAATCATGGACCTCTTCAACCGCTCCATGGAGCTGCTTCGACGCGGAGGCAACGGATCGGCGAGCGGTGGCGGCGACGGGAACATCCTAGCCGGAGCGGATGCGAGCTACCTGACCAAACATGAAAGAAAAGTCCTCGGCACCAAATCCACCTGCAAGAGTGACGTCTGCCTGTGGGCCGAAGGCTACCTGCACGGTCGGCTCAACTCGACTGTCAACCCATGCACCGACTTCTATGCGCACGTGTGCTCACGGCATTGGATGGCGCTCGACTTGGAGGTCCAGTCGAGGGCGTACATGGAACGGGCCGCCGGTATGATGATGGCCGACATCGAGAAGTTCTTCCGGGAATACCTGAAAGAAAACGAAGAGCGCTACCACAAGTACCCGGGTGTGTTCCTGCACCAAGCCATCTCGCTGCTGCCAAAGTGTGAATCCGAAGAAAAGAATGACAAGAACTTCACGTCGTTGCGAAGCCTCCTCGCAGAGTACAACCTGGGCAGCTGGCCCTACATGAAAGCGCCCCGTGGTGCGAacatcgtcaccgtctctgcttACGTGGACCGCGACCTCGGTGTCTTCCCATTTGCCAGAGTATTCCTCCGGAGGCCATTCGAAGACGATCGAGGCTACACCGTCCACATCGACGCACCGAGCCTAACACTGAGGAGGTACAATCTAGCGTACCTCGACGAAACGCCAGATAACTTCACTCGGAAGGTAGCCACTGCGTTGTCGCTCTTCGACGAAAAGCAAAACATCTCTGAACAGGTAGAAGCCATTGTCCACCTTGAGAAGAGACTCCACACCATTATGGGTGCTCCGCACTTCATTGAGTTCCAGGACAGGATCAGGCGCGTGGGGCAGCTCGACCACACAGGAAAGTGGGATTGGAAAGGGTACCTCACTATCCTATTTCAGGACATAGAAACATTGCAAAATGACAAACCAGTTGCTCTCATGAATCATGAGTACATCAGCAAGCTCTCTGCCGTCATCAACGAGACAGACACAGTAACCCTTCTGAACTACGTTGGCTACCGTCTCGTGGTGCATCTATCTCCACTGCTTGCCAAGGCCGCAAGTCCTCTGCTGCGTTTGAGCCACGACGACTACCTGGAGTTTGTCCCAGACCGGCGTCAAGCATGTATGCACTTACTGGAACGACTTTACAGGCACGGCATGCGTTTCTTCGGCCGGATGACCTTCAGCAAAAGCAACTCGACTCTGCTCTTGAAGCACTACGACTACAGCCTGTCTGGCCTCGAAGTGCAATTGAAGAACAGCATGACGGATcgccttctctcatcatcgtcatgGCTAGACCGTTCTGCTATTGGCATTGGCGTAGACAAGATTGAGAACATGCGCTTCGTCTTCCTGGGCAGCACTGGACGACATCAACACCATCGCCAACTACTACAACTTCAATGCTCCGCCGCTCGACCCAAGCCACTTGATCGGGAGCTTCCGGGAACTGCAGGCAAGTACCATGAACACCTACTGGGAGACAAAGCCTCCGAATGACGACCTCGATGCGAGGTACGATCACACAGCCCTTTCACCAGGACACGAGTACTTCTTCGGCCGTAACGTGCTCTTCATACCGCACGCAAACATTGCCTTCCTCAACGACATCACCAAAAGCATCGACCCGATTCTCTTCCCTCTTGTCCTGGCCGAAATCTTCCGAGGCATGTTTGGAGCCGTGGACAGGCGCGGGGCAACCGTAGACCACAACCTCGCAGTGGCCACTTGGTGGAACGCCGACGAGATTAGCAAGTTCTCGCAGCTCGAGCTCTGCTTCCAGGACCAGTATTACGTCGAGATACGAGACCTCATCGGGGACAACTTTGAGGCAAGGCTAAAGCTGGAAGAAAACATCGCGGACAACGCCATCATCGGCCCACTGCATGACATGTACATGAAGATTCTGATGTCTCAAGACGGGGCCGACAAGCTCAAGATCACGGTAGACGATCGGCAGCTGGACATGGAACAACTGTTCTTCGTCCTCTATGCCGTGGGACTGTGCGACAATCCGAACCGTGATACCTGGATACGGAAACTCAAGTTCGGGGACATTCCCGGTCGGCTCCGAGTCAATATTCCGCTCATGAACTTCGCGAAGTTTTCAGCTGCCTTCGGTTGTGCGGCGAGCATGCCCATGAACCCAACGCGTAAGTGCACAATCTGGTGAATAGCTCGTTCCGCCATACTTCCAACCGCAGTTATCGAAAGTAGAACTGCACAGTGATCAGAACGGACGAAAGAGAACACGGCCTGATGTAGCAGTAGTTGAAAATGAGTAACTCGCTGGCAAAAGTTGTTTTCAATGTGTTGAACTCATGTCACCGTGACAGACTTTTTTGTTTTCCCGTCCTTCTTTATGTAGCACCAGAACAACTCTTGCCCTTTCTGTCGGCAGATGGCGGATACGTTTGTCGGGCTCTCCCTTTTCTAGTCTTCCGCGAAGCCTGCAGAACAACCAAAATAAAGGTTGCCGCTTGTGTGGCTCTTTCTCTACTGCATCGTTTCCTGTGGGCGTAATCGTACTTCTAGGAACATGTTGTCTATTCGAAATCTTttcaaaaaaatgttgcagtggcttagctcggctatgccaggatatacgtagcgttagcaaaggttcagctgattattcttagctttcctggttgtctagattgtcaaggattagcttgattgtcatgcttacagctgctccaatgacacacacaaacgccagtcagaagcgcagcggctccagcgcagtgtcagacggcgactgcacagcgagcgcgcgccggcgccagtgcgtctaccacggctacgacgtcactcctctggaatgcgcagaccggcggcggtgagtcgcgcgcggcggcggcggagtgcgcgagaggtgccggctccggtggctccggtgcgcaagccgtgtgacatcactgatccttgcgcatgcgcagcacggctcttgatgtgccgcgcgaaacgggcttggctaggtcagtgtagctaacgctacaaagtAAGATGCAGTCCAGCTTATTACTGCTTCTGTAAATGGATAGCAGTGTTTTCATGGGTTCAAACAGCCGTACGCATTACCCACTAATGAATGAATTAAGGTAGGTGGCAGCACTAATGTGCGCCCTAGTACGGGGTTATCATTTTATAGTAcctcgttgttgttgtttatgAAAAATCCACAGCTGCCGTAATGACACACTCTGACGCGTTCTATCAATAGGCACTTATCAAGCGAAGCTAACGTTACACTTAATCATACACGTTGATCAACGTTCCTCTTGATCATTACAGTGCACTTTGACAACGCAAGAAAATGACACTGCCTCTACGACGTACTCGTCTCAGTTCCAGGAATTGCTAATCAATACAGTTCTTAATATCGATACTGCTATTCTCATCCTAGTGTTAGAGCGTAGTAACATTTGTTGAATAATGAGCTATGGCAAGTGGGTAAGTTGCCGTCGCGTAAATAACACTTTGGCTACTTCAAAACACCCGGTCTTGTACTAGTAACTGTGTGCCACTTCTACAAATAATTAATTTAGAAGCACCTGCGCAGTATTATTAGAAAAGTGAACCGAACTGGCGAGATCAAGTGATCAAAATGGATGAAAATGGTTGATATTTTCCACAGCAACAATTTCTAGTCAGTAAAAGTTGGTACGTGCTATAGTTTCCCCACTGTTCGAGAGTTAACGTACAGTAATTTAACAGTTTTCACAGCCTCCGGGTGGGTAATCTACAGGTCGGAAAGAACAaatcacacaaaaaaattatggggttttacgtaccaaaaccatgatctgattatgaggcacgccgtagtgggggactccggaaatttcgaccacctggggttcgttaaagGGCCAATTCAGACGAACCTTTTCTTGCGAGTTCTAAATGAGGTCAAGGGCTGACAGACCTGTTTTCTGCCAACGTGTAAGTCAATTTTTGTTCCTAAAAGATGTCAAGGAACATTTTGCTTAACACACTGTGCCAGCTTCGTCTGAACAAACCCTTGTCGAACATTCTCGTATCAGCCGACAATTTGCCTGGAAGAATTAATACACAACTTTCTGAAAGGAATCTTATGGCGTGCCGTTTTCTGACCGTGCTTATTCTTCGTTCAATTATTTGTGTATTGTGGCTCGCAAAAGCTGCACAAAGAACTGTGTGATCTTTTATTTGCTTTACCACTGTAGATATCCATGTACTCAGTAGGACGCGCAAAATGGGTCctaaaaaaggtgaaaaaaatgaTGGTCCCTGCGAAAATTAGAAAGTTATTCCTTCAACTGCACACAGAACCTGTCAAACTATGCTGGGAGGGTAAAGTTGCGCCAAGGGGAACACACcggtaaaaagaaagaaatagagcatGTGCTCCTTGATTTCCGAGAAGCTGTGTCTCTTCGGGGCGCCTTGCGGCGTGACATTAAAATAAAATTTCCACCGTAGCCTCAAGGGATTCGGTATCTCCTTTTAGAAAGCGAAAACAGGACAGCGTTGGACCCAATACAGATGATTAGACTCCATTCCATATGGAGGTGTAGTATGGATGTTCGGCACGCCGATGTGGATGCCCGACAAGTGCTTTAAATACTTTGAATAGAGAGTGACATGTTTCGTTCAAGAATAGAGGCATGTTGAAAGTGTTCCAAGCTGGTTGCCTCGTGTACAGCTTCTCTTGAGCATGAAACATTCTTAGCGCTAACACATCGGCCCTGCGTGAGGTGGTGTTTACATGGACAATGAATCTGTTGTAAATGGTAACGTATGCGCAATGGGCCAAACAAAATCAATGAAGAAACAAGTCGGGATGGCAATGCGGTCAAGGTGTTCTAATATACGTATGCACTCTACTTGTTGtgtggtaaaaaaaaacacaaacacgcTTTTTTTAATACCTGGAATATGGTGTCTGACCATAAACAAAAAAGACTGAGTGGTGCAAGGCGCTATGTCCAGGTCCAAGTCTGGTCCTCCGGACGTGGATTTGAATCACAGTCTTGACGCTACCTTTAGTACCACCCAGTGGCATGGCATTGCGCTGTTGAGCCTCGAGGTGTCTCATAATCTGGTCTTGGCTATGACGCGTGAAACTCGAGTATTTAATTTAATTGAAAAATATTTTCTACTGAACTCGTAGAAAGTGCAATTCGCCCTGCTCCGATATCATGGTCTGTTCCATGCCGTCAGAATGGCCGAAAGATTTCAGTATGTTCAAATGATtagtcacttgaaggacatgtatgacttaaCAAAGTTTCAACCAAACTGCTACCAACTCTTCATTAGTTGCCTGTCGTTACCACTCTCTTAAGCGCATACCGTTCTTGTAATTTTTTTGTGGTGCATGATGTACATCGTGATTTAAAGATACTTTCTAGGCAATCACTATATATTGGTCTCTTGAGCATCATTATATTTTCTAGGTCATCTATAGGCTATCTAGGCCATTATATTTTCTACGCCATCATAAGTAAGATGGAGGAAGAAAAACGAATGGAAATGGAACTATAGTGTACACTTATTTCCTTTTCAATGCAGAGGCCCCAACACCGAGTTTGTTTAAAAGTAAAGTCTAGGATGTTAAAAGACAGGACGAATACATAGAAGAAAGACATAAAGGCGCCATTATTAAAGCGCGTTCACAAAGGCTTTGGCTAGGTGAAATACATATTAAGAGGGCGATTGGTTAAGAAAGAAGATATGCAGCGAAGAACCAAATAAGGAAAACTGAATACAAAAGCAAGGTCTCGGCGGATCAAAGCCTCACTGAAAAGCATTTGTAGATCGATGCGGTAGTTTTCTTGGCATCAAAGTGCACGTAAAAAATGAATTCAAAAACGATTATGTTATACTAATTCCAAGGGTTGATGAATATAGTAGCATAGAGCTTGGAAGACCAATCACTCTACATGAAATTAAGCAATCAATTAAATATTTGAGCGAAGGCTAGGTGCCTGGGCCGGATAGCCTTGGATCAGCGTTCTATAATGTCATTAAGAATCAAGTATCACAATTACTTTGCCAAGTTATAGCAGAAGCCTATGATATTAGGCAAATGATATTAGGCTCCATCATTCAATCCCTAAAACCAATGAACCTTACAAATTGCAGTCAGTAAGTCTTATCGTCCCATAAGTTTGACGAACGTAGCTTATAAGGTATATACATAAAATTAATTGCAAGAACACTTCAATCGGTAATTGAAACTGTAGTTGGCCCCCATCACACGTGTGGGAATAAAGGAAGGATCATTTTCGCAATAATATATACCGTCAAAAGCATACTAGAATGTTGTGATGCGTATTCTGAGAAGTCAGAAACGGTACAATGAGATTAAGAGAAAGCTTTCGACACAGTCGCACATGGTAGTCAGTTCGTACTACAAGAACGAATTAACGTAGGCAGCGTGATTAGTGAGTTCGTAAAAATGGCGTGTTAGCACT comes from the Dermacentor silvarum isolate Dsil-2018 chromosome 9, BIME_Dsil_1.4, whole genome shotgun sequence genome and includes:
- the LOC119463946 gene encoding neprilysin-1-like; the protein is MSHCADITPDDRGVAEARHSARSEELSGSASPQDPRCTTVQTRSRTQILVARSPSRLPYLAVCSVGLLMVAVGVAVTTYKLHAGDAIMDLFNRSMELLRRGGNGSASGGGDGNILAGADASYLTKHERKVLGTKSTCKSDVCLWAEGYLHGRLNSTVNPCTDFYAHVCSRHWMALDLEVQSRAYMERAAGMMMADIEKFFREYLKENEERYHKYPGVFLHQAISLLPKCESEEKNDKNFTSLRSLLAEYNLGSWPYMKAPRGANIVTVSAYVDRDLGVFPFARVFLRRPFEDDRGYTVHIDAPSLTLRRYNLAYLDETPDNFTRKVATALSLFDEKQNISEQVEAIVHLEKRLHTIMGAPHFIEFQDRIRRVGQLDHTGKWDWKGYLTILFQDIETLQNDKPVALMNHEYISKLSAVINETDTVTLLNYVGYRLVVHLSPLLAKAASPLLRLSHDDYLEFVPDRRQASLDDINTIANYYNFNAPPLDPSHLIGSFRELQASTMNTYWETKPPNDDLDARYDHTALSPGHEYFFGRNVLFIPHANIAFLNDITKSIDPILFPLVLAEIFRGMFGAVDRRGATVDHNLAVATWWNADEISKFSQLELCFQDQYYVEIRDLIGDNFEARLKLEENIADNAIIGPLHDMYMKILMSQDGADKLKITVDDRQLDMEQLFFVLYAVGLCDNPNRDTWIRKLKFGDIPGRLRVNIPLMNFAKFSAAFGCAASMPMNPTR